One Helianthus annuus cultivar XRQ/B chromosome 12, HanXRQr2.0-SUNRISE, whole genome shotgun sequence genomic region harbors:
- the LOC110893564 gene encoding uncharacterized protein LOC110893564: MIDKEELPIHKKEDWFVKLTATPNRVFNENVIVAARMSDQWPTDSKEVSVFKFQGREARLYQAAFPTFGGSMGVRPLEAGEQYWYEEIRRHFMYPIAGAFADPPSATEGAHIPNPRPLRAITSAGKEILYLSSEESVGSSNGELSSWSNVFAGVLRNLGIDPEEKKKKPNKRKKVITLDAEVTSKKGGSSRATASAADKGEKSAAGSKSSGSAVSRNPDAGATPSSIALDEEEEEEEEEEHAEKLISRKRSREETTAGASVAQKAGEGLVIGKQSNLRSLYKFSPEAKKKTPEKKCVMIKDPQEPAPKKTKKKKAAEKPVDKVAEKEKEREKKKASEKPVDDPKETGAAATTAHEKAQGPAVVHITGLDQPLHEKRKEPEVEKLTKPTQADAPVQTVQVTSTTGGSGSAIPKEKSAKAGSASSGGAGGSVPQSPIGPNDTVGVIYYKTYTEARGDAPHRAPWGLKQKDTFLEFAPCRDWFLNSFPPGEVNRQRARTHESLYHAYVVGEANTCATNHQIVREWRTMVKERAEWEKYCERLLKQVKEYEKAKAAFAKEKAKFDSDKKSEEWGREALRGKLRATEDLLAKERAEWKKICEKDNQRMYAARSKITDLEAQVTELKGKIEDERTNKERVEAELKAQVSSKDKDLAAKDIEIAELKRHLQEQTDKSESLEIDLEAERGKAATSEEARQKAEEA; encoded by the exons ATGATTGATAAGGAGGAGTTGCCGATACATAAGAAAGAGGATTGGTTTGTGAAGCTTACTGCCACACCTAATCGGGTTTTCAATGAAAACGTCATTGTTGCGGCGCGGATGAGTGATCAATGGCCGACTGATAGTAAAGAAGTTTCGGTTTTTAAGTTCCAGGGTAGAG AGGCACGCCTTTATCAAGCTGCTTTCCCCACTTTTGGTGGGTCCATGGGCGTGCGCCCACTGGAAGCGGGTGAGCAATATTGGTATGAAGAGATTAGACGTCACTTTATGTATCCCATTGCTGGAGCTTTTGCTGATCCGCCTTCCGCTACTGAAGGTGCGCATATACCTAACCCCAGGCCCTTGCGAGCTAtaacttctgctgggaaagagattctctatctttccagcgaggagtctgttGGGTCTTCAAACGGGGAGCTAAGTTCGTGGTCTAAcgtctttgcaggtgtgttgcgcaaCCTGGGAATTGACcctgaagagaagaagaagaaacccaACAAACGGAAGAAGGTTATTACCTTAGATGCTGAAGTAACCAGCAAGAAGGGCGGGAGTAGCCGCGCGACTGCCAGTGCTGCTGATAAAG GTGAGAAGAGCGCTGCTGGTTCAAAAAGCTCGGGGAGCGCGGTTTCTCGGAATCCAGATGCTGGAGCCACTCCGTCTTCCATCGCGCTTGATGAagaggaggaggaagaagaggaagaagagcaTGCTGAGAAGTTGATAAGCAGAAAGAGAAGTCGAGAAGAGACTACAGCTGGCGCGTCTGTGGCGCAGAAGGCTGGTGAAGGTCTCGTAATCGGGAAACAGAGCAATCTTCGCTCTCTTTATAAATTTTCTCCTG AAgccaagaagaagacccctgaaaagAAGTGTGTTATGATTAAAGACCCCCAAGAGCCAGCGCCGAAAAAGACCAAG AAAAAGAAGGCTGCTGAGAAGCCTGTTGACAAGGTTGCTGAGAAGGAGAAGGAGAGGGAGAAAAAGAAGGCTTCTGAAAAGCCTGTCGATGATCCTAAGGAGACCGGGGCCGCTGCTACTACTGCTCATGAGAAAGCGCAGGGTCCGGCGGTCGTCCATATCACGGGGCTTGACCAGCCCCTTCATGAGAAAAGAAAGGAACCTGAGGTTGAGAAGCTGACCAAGCCTACGCAGGCTGATGCCCCAGTTCAGACTGTTCAAGTAACTTCTACTACTGGGGGATCAGGTTCTGCTATTCCTAAGGAAAAATCTGCTAAGGCAGGTAGTGCGAGCTCTGGTGGCGCTGGAGGGTCTGTGCCGCAGTCACCCATTGGCCCCAATGATACTGTGGGAGTTATTTACTATAAAACTTATACTGAGGCTCGCGGCGATGCTCCCCACCGAGCTCCATGGGGTTTGAAGCAGAAGGACACCTTCTTGGAGTTCGCTCCTTGCCGCGACTGGTTCTTAAATTCCTTCCCTCCAGGGGAAGTCAACCGGCAAAGGGCGCGAACTCATGAAAGTTTGTATCATGCGTATGTAGTTGGAGAAGCCAACACCTGCGCCACCAACCACCAGATCGTGCGTGAGTGGCGCACGATGGTTAAAGAGCGGGCTGAGTGGGAAAAATATTGTGAGCGCCTGTTGAAGCAGGTTAAGGAGTATGAGAAGGCTAAAGCTGCCTTTGCTAAAGAGAAAGCCAAGTTTGATTCTGATAAGAAATCAGAGGAGTGGGGTCGTGAAGCCCTTAGGGGTAAGCTTCGAGCTACTGAAGACCTTTTAGCGAAGGAGCGCGCAGAGTGGAAGAAGATATGTGAAAAAGACAATCAACGTATGTATGCCGCGCGCTCAAAAATCACAGATCTTGAAGCTCAAGTTACTGAATTGAAAGGGAAGATTGAAGATGAGCGAACTAATAAGGAACGCGTTGAG GCTGAGCTGAAAGCGCAGGTTTCCAGTAAGGACAAAGACCTGGCGGCTAAGGACATTGAGATTGCAGAGCTGAAACGTCATTTGCAAGAGCAAACCGACAAAAGTGAGTCCTTGGAAATTGACCTTGAAGCTGAGAGAGGGAAAGCTGCTACTTCTGAGGAGGCTAGGCAAAAGGCTGAAGAGGCGTGA